A stretch of Podospora bellae-mahoneyi strain CBS 112042 chromosome 5, whole genome shotgun sequence DNA encodes these proteins:
- a CDS encoding hypothetical protein (EggNog:ENOG503P6IW; COG:S) produces the protein MVRITVTALLAFVVTAMAQITPNNAGARNVGQGNGSQFITGGCVNNADCASGCCADASGVGVCSAEAAQFQNGKNGCGFVDPNAQGTIAAAQAQVARQGF, from the exons ATGGTCCGCATCACTGTAACTGCCCTTCTGGCTT TTGTCGTCACTGCCATGGCACAAATCACACCCAACAATGCCGGTGCGAGAAACGTTGGGCAGGGGAACGGCTCGCAGTTCATCACTGGGGGCTGCGTCAACAATGCCGACTGCGCTTCAGGGTGTTGCGCTGATGCGAGTGGCGTGGGGGTCTGCTCTGCTGAGGCTGCTCAGTTCCAAAATGGGAAGAATGGATGTGGCTTTGTTGATCCGAATGCTCAGGGGaccattgctgctgctcaggcTCAGGTTGCGAGGCAGGGATTCTGA